Proteins encoded by one window of Chondromyces crocatus:
- a CDS encoding amidase — protein MSTATDLTQQSATRLVELLEEGTISAEEAARAHLDRIEALDPKLHAFTQVFRSEALAAARRSDEERRRGEVRSRLHGLPVTIKESLDMEGQAPTLGVHARKTLRAATDAGIVQLLRRAGAVVLGRTNVSQLLLFHESRNPLFGQTANPFSLDHTPGGSSGGEAAAIAAGLSPLGVGTDIGGSIRVPAHFAGIAGLKPTLDRWTNKGSNGALLGQEVIRSQLGPMARTARDLALAMTTLDPLAMAAMDPRVPPLPVSDPGSVDVAGLRVGFYVDDGVFPASKAVARAVTKAASALHARGATILPFTPPGMPDAIFGYFSALSADGGAAAATLLRGSEVDRSLQSIRALAMLPPLARVAAARVAGLAGEHRLERFLTAVGARSTAELWGLTHAMRQSRDAIHAAMRAERLDVVLCPPHATPALPHGASRDFALAGSYSMLWNICQFPAGVVPVSRVQAEEARRDDPRDRLERRALEVDRKSAGLPVGVQVVSFPYQEHVVLAAMIAIEEALSGEPDYPVTPATS, from the coding sequence GTGAGCACAGCGACCGACCTCACCCAGCAATCCGCTACCCGCCTCGTCGAACTCCTCGAGGAGGGGACCATCAGCGCCGAAGAGGCAGCCCGTGCGCACCTCGATCGCATCGAAGCGCTCGACCCGAAGCTGCACGCTTTCACGCAGGTGTTCCGGAGCGAAGCCCTCGCGGCCGCACGACGCTCCGACGAGGAGCGCCGTCGGGGTGAGGTGCGGAGTCGCCTCCACGGCCTGCCCGTGACCATCAAGGAATCGCTCGACATGGAGGGCCAGGCGCCCACGCTGGGCGTCCACGCCCGCAAGACGCTGCGGGCTGCAACGGACGCGGGGATCGTCCAGCTCCTCCGCCGTGCGGGGGCGGTGGTCCTCGGTCGCACCAACGTGTCCCAGCTCCTCCTGTTCCATGAGAGCAGGAACCCTCTCTTCGGTCAGACGGCCAACCCCTTCAGCCTCGACCACACCCCGGGGGGCTCCTCGGGAGGCGAAGCCGCGGCCATCGCCGCCGGACTCTCTCCCCTCGGCGTCGGGACGGACATCGGCGGCAGCATCCGCGTCCCCGCACATTTCGCCGGGATCGCGGGCCTCAAGCCCACCCTCGATCGCTGGACCAACAAGGGCAGCAACGGCGCCCTCCTCGGTCAGGAGGTCATTCGCTCCCAGCTCGGCCCGATGGCTCGCACCGCGCGCGATCTGGCGCTGGCGATGACGACGCTGGATCCGCTGGCCATGGCCGCGATGGATCCCCGGGTCCCTCCGCTCCCGGTCTCCGACCCAGGGTCGGTGGATGTCGCCGGATTGCGCGTCGGCTTCTACGTCGATGATGGGGTCTTCCCTGCCTCCAAGGCGGTGGCCCGCGCCGTGACGAAGGCTGCGTCTGCCCTTCACGCGCGAGGAGCGACCATCCTCCCGTTCACACCGCCCGGCATGCCAGACGCCATCTTCGGGTACTTCTCGGCGCTCTCGGCCGATGGCGGAGCTGCGGCCGCCACGCTGCTGCGGGGGTCAGAGGTCGACCGCTCCCTCCAGTCCATTCGTGCGCTGGCGATGCTCCCGCCGCTCGCCCGGGTCGCAGCCGCTCGGGTCGCTGGTCTGGCCGGCGAGCATCGACTGGAGCGCTTCCTGACCGCGGTGGGGGCCCGGTCGACCGCAGAACTCTGGGGGCTGACCCACGCTATGCGGCAGAGTCGTGATGCAATTCACGCTGCAATGCGGGCGGAGCGCCTCGACGTGGTGCTATGCCCGCCCCACGCGACCCCCGCGCTGCCGCACGGAGCATCTCGTGATTTCGCGCTGGCGGGCAGCTACTCGATGCTGTGGAACATCTGCCAGTTCCCGGCCGGAGTCGTCCCCGTCAGCCGGGTGCAGGCGGAGGAGGCGCGGCGTGACGATCCGAGAGACCGGCTCGAGCGCCGCGCCCTCGAGGTGGACCGAAAGAGCGCCGGGCTGCCGGTGGGTGTCCAGGTCGTGAGCTTTCCTTATCAAG